From one Trifolium pratense cultivar HEN17-A07 linkage group LG1, ARS_RC_1.1, whole genome shotgun sequence genomic stretch:
- the LOC123902146 gene encoding protein transport protein SEC31 homolog B-like isoform X2 — translation MIQFSQFLSNDFVFLINFLRLEENESSLVGQLVRHKGPVRGLEFNTIAPNLLASGAENGEICIWDLTNPSEPTHFPPLKGSGSASQGKFHSYLGIVKCNTY, via the exons ATGATAcaattttctcaatttctttctaatgattttgtttttctgatAAATTTTCTCCGCTTGGAGGAAAATGAAAGTTCTCTCGTTGGACAACTTGTAAGGCATAAGGGACCG GTTCGTGGACTTGAGTTTAATACAATTGCACCCAATCTTCTTGCATCTGGTGCTGAGAATGGTGAAATTTGCATATGGGATTTGACCAATCCTTCAGAGCCTACACATTTTCCACCATTGAAG GGTAGTGGCTCTGCTTCCCAGGGGAAGTTTCATTCTTATCTTGGAATAGTAAAGTGCAACACATATTAG
- the LOC123902146 gene encoding protein transport protein SEC31 homolog B-like isoform X1 translates to MRFAAFPKFELESGFVLGKSYVDLLQKRFSASLCKLVDKYAEILASQGLLTIVMEYLKLLGSEELSIELVVILKDRIALSTEPAPTVSTVYLWGETVLLLKFFLSVSLLVDYVMETLISGVLSL, encoded by the exons ATGAGATTTGCTGCTTTTCCAAAATTTGAGCTTGAGTCTGGATTTGTGCTGGGGAAATCTTATGTTGACCTTCTTCAG AAGCGCTTTAGTGCCTCTCTGTGCAAGCTTGTTGATAAATATGCTGAAATCTTAGCAAGTCAAGGGTTGCTGACCATAGTAATGGAGTATCTAAAACTTTTGGGTTCTGAAGAACTTTCGATAGAACTTGTTGTGATATTGAAGGACCGAATTGCACTGTCTACGGAACCTG CTCCGACCGTTTCAACCGTTTATCTTTGGGGAGAAACAGTTCTTCTTCTGAAGTTTTTTCTCTCGGTCTCGTTGCTGGTGGATTATGTGATGGAAACATTGATATCTGGAGTCCTCTCACTCTGA